CACTTTCCCATTCTAACGGGCTACCCAAATGCATTTGTTTTCTACTTGTCCAAATCCATAGGTTTCGTTGTATGTTTTTCTCTTTCGAAAATAACACGTTGATTAAAAAAGAGGGAAGATTAGAGAGGAGAGCAATGGTGGGTGGTGTCTGCCTCTGCTTTGGCCGGTGGTTGCCATTGGGTTGCATAGGTCCTATCTGACCACAGTCGTCACCTTGCGAGAGCAAAGATCCTTTGTGACTTAGGCTGCCTTTGGATTCCACCGCACCTGCGTTCCAGTGAGATTTGCTCGGTTAATCGTGCAATCGCAGCTCTCCCCGTTGTTTGGATAACAATGGTGCAAAAATCTCATCACAACGCAGTTCATTTTTCCCACTGCTACTTTAAGGGCTAGTGGAGATTTAAAACTGCGTTTAACAATTCAATTTTCATTCTtactctttccttttcttttcttttaatcaaCGCTCTTTCCTATTTTTTTATACGATTAgattatcattttcttttttaaaatttgaaaataaaataaataattttatatgaataaatatataattaaaaacctaatttctagtaataatgaaacttgttatgtcttatgttattatatttttttaattaaaaattatcattttagatacttcaaaatttgatccaagtataatgttactatttgtgaaaataatatttatcattgttataaaaaaatatttaatataaaaaattaaaaataattatcattttatctaataaataatttaaattaattatataattcattaaaatattggaagatacattttaatattttattaaattaatttataaattcatatattttaataattttaaaaaagtaaaataatttaaaaaaacttctattatatatcaattctaatctaatgtccttaatagtcattttttatttttattcttacctcaccgctacagctacgtttgaatccaaacacactccaccattgtttctaatctcaccgcaaCAGTacccaatctcaccgctacagtaactaatctcaccgtcagcgctgtttttaacctcaccggaggtaaacacaccgcccatccaaactagccCTTAGGAATCAATGCTTTTGAACAATGCTAAATGCGCTTATGAATTTGGGGTTTGATTCCTTCTTGTTGTCGCTTGATTGGAGGAGAAGGTGGGGATGCTGCTCCCTGTGTTCCTGTGTTTCCAGCCTTGGGTTTTATTCGGTCTCTGGTTTCgattacacacacatatatattcgcTTATCAGTGATAATTTTCACGACCAGAAGACAGTGCATTCCAATTTATGATCcattaagaaagaaaaaggacGGATATGGGAACCCCATCCATCAAATGGCTAAAACCATTGGAAGAAACTTTAAGAACAAAACCCTTCCTTCCATTTTCCAAAATTGGTTCAAACCAAGTTTAAAACACCATCTATCAACTCAAATTGTACAAGTTCTGACCTGTAATTTAAACAACACAAGAAACTGCAAGTAATAAATCACATGCCAACCGCAAGTCAATGGTGGTGAAACTTATGGGTACATTTAGTAAAAATCTTGGGATCTGGAAATAATTTAGCCACCTCCTGATTTGAGAGTATTACTTAACCTGCATAACAGTTTACTACATTAGATGGAACCACCACTCTCtcaataaaatttcagcaataagTATATCAGCACCATAAATGATTATAGAGCTGCTGTGCCTGTGATCATgagtaaatttaaaaattttatgttcttattaatatttatgatcATGTTCCCGCAaaagcttttaatttttttaatgaaatgatATGCCTTCACATTGATATCTGATTTGACTAAGCATCTATAACAGATTACCATTCTTGTTGCTTTTAAATTTCCCTAAATTTTCCTAGTTTTGTCATTGTTTTTAGAAAGTTCCCGTTGAAAGCACAAATACAGAACCCTAAATCAGCAACGCCTCCATATTATCATAAAGCAGGGAACCCTATAGTCACTCACACTCAACAACAGTTCCTATAAAAACCTACATCCCAATGTAAACTAAGTTTGATACTAAACAACTATCATGACTAGATACTAGACCAGACATAAACTTCTTGAAAGGTAACATAAGCAGTTGTGTTACTAGAGATAAACAAAGAAGCTGTACTTACCAGTCCATGCCCTCAAAAAGTCCTTCACCCTTGACTGCACATGTTTTAAATATTGCCCACTGACGGTTTTTTAATTTGTGCAACTCCAAAGCCTCGGTCACGGCAGCAGCATCAAGCGCACCAGGTAGATCCTGTTCATTTTGAACAAATGTGttttaaaattgtaaaacttgaaaGACCAAGATCATGGAAATCTTGTCCTATGCAGAGTAGAACATTTTACAACTACTTTTGCAGCTTTGAATGGTAGAGCATAGAGCAAATGTAGTGTTCACCTGCTTGTTAGCAAAAATTAGGGCTATTGCACCTTTAAGTTCATCCTCCTGCCCAACAGTTTAATGATTCAGTCAGCATCTACCATATGACATTAAAAGAGTTACAGAGGAGTTGAGGGAGACATGACTAGCCAGTTTAGACATAAGAATACCTCTAAAATGGCATGAAATTCTTCCTTGGCTATTCCAATTCTATCAGTGTCACTTGAATCAACAACATAAATTATTGCTTGTGTATTTGGGAAATAGCATCTCCAATATGGCCTGTAAAAGATGCAGATTAAAAAGAAAAGTGGAAGACGAGTGTTGGAGGGTGGTGAAGACAATCGGCGTATTCAACAAGCAGCAAATTGCCCGATGAAAGGACTAAAATCATCACAAAGAAAGCAAATTGGCAATGAAAAATTCCGAAAAACAAAACTCCTTCCtgagtaaataaatgaaaaatgatgaaTCTTCTTTCAACTCTCCTTATTGTCCAGCTAAAGAGCAGCCAGAAAAACCCACAAGATATTCCCATATCAGAATTAAATAAATAGAGGAAGCAAAGTAACTTAGAGGTTGCATCTCCATTAGTTAGAAGACACACCACAACAGTTAAAGCTACTTTAACAAATCAATTGAAAATCTCATCTGTACCAAAAGTGTTGGGATGTTTCCTTgaaaaaacaaaacttaaaaacaaGTACCTGATGCTTGTCTGACCACCtgcaaaaaaaacaaaactacATTTGATTTAAACTGGAACAAAGAGTTAAATGAATGTTACAACTTTATAGAATCTCACAGCTGATAAGCAAAACGGAGCTACATGTTTAAACTCAACAACAGAAACAATTTCTCTGTAAATTCAAGCCACAAAAGTTTCTGCTGATATAATCTTATACAATTCAAACTGTAACTAAAATTCCCAAAGGCCTTGTGGCAAATGCCAATGCAAGCAGGCCAACCAGATAACTATAGgatcaaaaatgaaattcaatgattcaattttaagTAAAAGGATTAAGGCAAATTTCAATGATTCGATAAATTAAATTGAACTCCATTTGTATAAACTACATCAGCTGCTATTTCAGATTTATTAACGTTAACTTACCTAAATCCCATACTTGAAACTTGATGTTGTTGTATTGTACAGTCTCTACATTAAACCCAATCGCTGCAAAAAAAGAGTTCAAAAAAAATGGCGCATCGAAGCTGTCAgtcatttagaaaaaaaaatgaaaacccaaAACAAGAATGATAAAGAAGAATTGAGAGAGTAGCCGGCAAAGGCAAACCTACTTGGAATTGTAGAGACTACCTCACCCATCTGAAGCCGATCTGTTGGAAGatgatcaaaataataattaaaaaatatggaataaataacacccaaaattagaaaataaagaggaaaaatggaaaagaaataaaagcgATAGGCTTGTTTAGGAAAGATCGAAAGGTTACAGAGAATAGTAGTTTTGCCAGCATTGTCAAGACCCAGTACGAGAATTCGAGCTTCTCTGTTACCGAACAGAGAGGAGAACATCCGAGTAAAAACAATACCCATTTCTTCCCTGTTGATTCCTTTAGCAATTGCTACCACTAATTACCGATCTAACACAGATTCTAAGCTCCTTTAGTTTTAGTGTCGCAAGTAGTATTTACAAAAATCCagctttatttgtttttgttaatcgttatttacatatttatcttaatttaaaaaaataaaaaaatgtttgtgTAAAGGAAAAGAATTAGGAACGTTACGTACCTAAATACTAATTAATAgttgtattttttttagaataataatagTGTATAAATGAGGTATTgataatcataaattactaaagGAAAATTTCAGATTCAAGTTAATAATTATCAAGCTTAATGATATTAGGCCTAAATAGCTTAGGAGCGTTATTAAgtttatcatatttatattat
The genomic region above belongs to Gossypium hirsutum isolate 1008001.06 chromosome D05, Gossypium_hirsutum_v2.1, whole genome shotgun sequence and contains:
- the LOC107906794 gene encoding ADP-ribosylation factor 3, whose amino-acid sequence is MGIVFTRMFSSLFGNREARILVLGLDNAGKTTILYRLQMGEVVSTIPTIGFNVETVQYNNIKFQVWDLGGQTSIRPYWRCYFPNTQAIIYVVDSSDTDRIGIAKEEFHAILEEDELKGAIALIFANKQDLPGALDAAAVTEALELHKLKNRQWAIFKTCAVKGEGLFEGMDWLSNTLKSGGG